From one Syntrophorhabdus sp. genomic stretch:
- the rpsJ gene encoding 30S ribosomal protein S10, translating into MRQRIRICLKAFDHRLLDQSVKEIVDAAKKTGAQVIGPVPLPTRIQKFTVLRSPHIDKKSREQFEIRTHKRLMDIVDPTQQTVDALMKLELAAGVDVEIKS; encoded by the coding sequence ATGCGGCAGAGAATCAGGATATGCCTGAAAGCATTTGATCACAGACTGCTCGATCAGTCGGTGAAAGAGATTGTCGATGCGGCGAAGAAGACAGGCGCGCAGGTGATCGGTCCCGTACCGCTACCGACAAGGATCCAGAAGTTCACAGTCTTGAGATCGCCGCACATCGATAAGAAATCACGGGAACAGTTTGAGATCCGTACACATAAACGGTTGATGGACATCGTCGATCCCACACAGCAAACGGTTGATGCCCTTATGAAGCTCGAACTGGCGGCCGGTGTCGATGTGGAGATCAAATCTTAG
- the rplB gene encoding 50S ribosomal protein L2, whose product MGVKEYKPTSAGRRFMSGLTFDEISKDKPEKSLLKPIKKTGGRNHSGKITTRHIGGGHKRRLRMIDFKRNKFEILGKVAGIEYDPNRSANIALIHYIDGEKRYILAPLGVKAGDTVIASMKPDTEIKEGNALPLKYIPLGTFVHNIEMKPGKGGQLARSAGSYAQIVAKEGEYGHLRLPSGGVRLVNLSCMATIGQVGNIDHENITIGKAGKPRWLGTRPTVRGTAMNPVDHPLGGGEGRSKGGRHPCSPWGQLAKGQKTRKNKRTDKFIIKLRG is encoded by the coding sequence ATGGGCGTGAAAGAATACAAACCTACATCCGCGGGCAGGCGTTTCATGAGCGGGCTTACCTTCGATGAGATATCGAAGGACAAGCCGGAGAAATCCCTGCTGAAACCGATAAAGAAGACAGGCGGACGAAATCACAGCGGAAAGATCACCACGAGACACATCGGCGGCGGACACAAGCGGCGCCTGCGCATGATCGATTTCAAGCGCAACAAGTTCGAGATCCTGGGGAAGGTTGCGGGCATCGAATATGACCCCAACCGTTCGGCGAACATCGCCCTTATCCACTATATCGACGGCGAGAAGCGCTATATCCTGGCCCCGCTCGGCGTGAAGGCCGGAGACACGGTGATCGCCAGCATGAAACCTGACACGGAGATCAAGGAAGGCAACGCCCTTCCCCTGAAATACATCCCCCTGGGCACCTTTGTGCACAACATCGAGATGAAACCCGGCAAGGGCGGGCAGCTGGCGCGAAGCGCGGGAAGCTACGCGCAGATCGTGGCCAAGGAGGGCGAGTACGGACACCTGAGACTGCCCTCCGGCGGCGTGCGGCTCGTCAACCTTTCCTGCATGGCGACGATCGGGCAGGTCGGCAACATCGACCATGAGAACATTACCATCGGCAAGGCAGGCAAGCCGCGGTGGCTCGGCACGAGACCCACTGTCCGCGGCACCGCCATGAACCCCGTCGACCACCCTCTGGGCGGTGGCGAAGGCAGGTCGAAGGGCGGCAGGCATCCCTGTTCCCCCTGGGGCCAGCTGGCCAAGGGTCAGAAGACCAGGAAGAACAAACGGACAGACAAGTTTATCATCAAACTGAGAGGTTAG
- the rplD gene encoding 50S ribosomal protein L4 yields MAVTDILNIEGAKVGEIELKDEIFNCEVKEHLIHDVVKMQLARRRRGTAKTKGRSEVAGGGRKPYKQKGTGQARRGSSRSPVMVGGGTIFGPQPRDYSYTVPRKVRRSALRSALTVRSTGSKMKVLDKLELASISTKAFFGIVKTLSLTKPLFIIDKKDETVEKSARNIPYVKVLRVEGINVYDIIRHEQLIMTVDAVKKVEEVLAS; encoded by the coding sequence ATGGCAGTCACAGACATACTGAACATAGAGGGTGCAAAGGTTGGGGAGATAGAACTCAAGGATGAGATCTTCAACTGCGAGGTAAAGGAGCATCTTATCCACGACGTGGTCAAGATGCAGCTTGCCAGGCGCAGAAGAGGGACCGCCAAGACGAAAGGCCGCAGCGAGGTCGCCGGCGGTGGCCGCAAGCCTTACAAACAGAAAGGGACAGGGCAGGCCCGGCGCGGTTCCTCCCGTTCTCCCGTGATGGTCGGCGGCGGAACCATATTTGGGCCCCAGCCCAGGGACTACAGCTACACAGTGCCGAGGAAGGTCAGGAGAAGCGCCCTGCGATCGGCCCTTACGGTGAGGAGCACGGGATCGAAGATGAAGGTCCTCGATAAGCTCGAACTGGCGAGTATCAGCACGAAGGCCTTTTTCGGTATCGTCAAGACCCTCAGCCTGACGAAGCCGCTCTTCATCATCGACAAGAAGGATGAGACAGTGGAGAAGTCTGCGAGGAACATCCCCTACGTCAAGGTCCTCAGGGTGGAGGGAATCAATGTCTACGACATCATCCGCCACGAGCAGCTCATCATGACGGTGGACGCGGTGAAAAAGGTCGAAGAGGTGCTGGCATCATGA
- a CDS encoding elongation factor Tu, translating into VELVTPIALEKELRFAIREGGKTVGAGVVTEIIE; encoded by the coding sequence CCGTCGAGCTCGTCACCCCCATCGCACTGGAAAAGGAGCTTCGTTTCGCCATCCGCGAGGGCGGCAAGACAGTCGGTGCCGGCGTCGTCACCGAGATAATCGAATAA
- a CDS encoding 50S ribosomal protein L23 — translation MNEYDIILRPIITEKSTLVKDTGNQYVFEVARGANKIEIRKAVEKLFKVKVVDVHVSNMEGKKKRLGRFHGKRSDWKKAIVKLSPKDKITIFEGA, via the coding sequence ATGAACGAATACGATATCATCCTGCGGCCGATCATTACCGAGAAAAGCACGCTGGTGAAGGATACGGGAAACCAGTACGTCTTCGAGGTCGCGAGAGGCGCAAACAAGATAGAGATAAGAAAGGCCGTCGAGAAGCTCTTCAAGGTCAAAGTGGTCGATGTCCATGTATCGAACATGGAAGGGAAGAAGAAGAGGCTCGGACGGTTCCATGGCAAGCGGTCGGACTGGAAGAAGGCCATTGTGAAGCTGAGTCCGAAGGACAAAATCACGATTTTTGAGGGTGCGTAG